A stretch of Myroides oncorhynchi DNA encodes these proteins:
- a CDS encoding MFS transporter, translating into MPRFNSHPIYNTQFILVCLSSLLFSASFNMLIPELPDYLSGLGGAEYKGLIIGLFTITAGISRPFSGKLTDKIGRVPIMAIGSIVCFVCSLLYPILTSVSGFLFLRLLHGFSTGFKPTATAAYVADIVPRERWGEALGLHGISFSTGMAIGPAIGSTIKMYTSIDFLFYTSSAFALLSIVILMNMKETLQVKEKFSFKLLKISRKDIFDFGVFPAAFVTFMSYIAYGVILTLIPDWTGHLGLENKGIFFMIFTISSLLVRFVAGKVSDKYGRVLIINIGLVLLIISLAIIAFYESTNGLYLGAFIYGISLGILSPALNAWTIDFSQPDQRGRAVSTMYIALEAGVGGGAFLAGWYYKDNITNIPTIMYASAVVIILSLVYMMFRKQLSFTRKA; encoded by the coding sequence TATCAGGACTAGGAGGGGCAGAATACAAAGGACTAATCATCGGTCTATTTACAATCACTGCAGGTATCTCCAGACCATTTAGTGGTAAGCTAACAGACAAGATAGGACGTGTACCTATTATGGCGATTGGGTCGATAGTATGTTTTGTGTGTAGTTTATTATACCCTATTCTTACCTCTGTATCAGGCTTTTTATTCTTGCGATTATTACATGGATTCTCTACAGGATTCAAACCTACAGCTACGGCAGCTTATGTAGCTGATATCGTACCTAGAGAGCGATGGGGAGAAGCATTAGGCCTACACGGTATAAGTTTTAGTACAGGTATGGCTATAGGTCCAGCCATTGGTAGTACCATAAAGATGTACACCTCAATAGACTTCCTATTCTATACTTCATCTGCTTTTGCTCTACTTTCTATAGTCATCTTAATGAATATGAAAGAGACCCTACAAGTCAAAGAGAAGTTCTCCTTTAAACTACTAAAGATATCAAGAAAAGATATCTTCGATTTCGGGGTATTCCCAGCAGCCTTTGTGACTTTTATGTCCTATATAGCTTATGGAGTTATCCTTACTCTAATCCCTGACTGGACAGGACACTTAGGATTAGAAAACAAAGGAATCTTCTTTATGATTTTTACTATTTCATCTCTTTTAGTAAGGTTTGTAGCAGGTAAAGTATCTGATAAATATGGACGTGTCTTAATCATCAATATAGGATTAGTACTGCTAATTATCTCACTAGCTATTATAGCATTCTACGAATCTACTAATGGTCTATATCTAGGTGCGTTTATATATGGTATCTCCTTAGGTATATTATCCCCAGCATTGAATGCCTGGACGATAGACTTCAGCCAACCAGATCAACGAGGGCGTGCTGTATCTACTATGTATATAGCTTTAGAAGCAGGTGTTGGTGGAGGTGCTTTCTTAGCTGGGTGGTATTATAAAGATAATATCACTAATATCCCTACTATTATGTATGCTAGTGCTGTGGTTATTATCTTGAGTTTAGTCTATATGATGTTTAGAAAACAACTTTCCTTTACAAGAAAAGCATAG
- a CDS encoding uracil-DNA glycosylase family protein produces MDRFDELLSDIRACKICEKELPLGANPVVLSSVQSKIIIIGQAPGLKVHLSGIPFKDKSGEQLRQWLGVTEEEFYDTANFSIIPMGFCYPGKGKSGDLPPKKICAPTWHAQLLEQLTSVKLILLIGKYAQDYYLKTNHSLTENVNNFHEYLPTYFPLPHPSPRNNIWKANNIWFEQEVIPVLQHQVKSILKK; encoded by the coding sequence ATGGATCGTTTTGATGAGTTATTAAGTGATATTAGGGCTTGTAAGATATGTGAGAAGGAATTACCTCTAGGAGCGAATCCTGTGGTATTATCTAGTGTACAGTCTAAAATCATTATTATAGGCCAAGCACCTGGATTAAAAGTACATCTATCTGGTATTCCTTTTAAAGATAAAAGTGGAGAACAACTGCGTCAATGGCTAGGAGTGACAGAAGAGGAGTTCTACGATACAGCTAATTTCTCTATTATTCCTATGGGGTTTTGTTATCCAGGCAAAGGAAAGAGTGGTGACTTACCTCCTAAGAAAATATGTGCTCCCACATGGCATGCTCAGTTGTTAGAACAATTAACTTCTGTGAAGCTTATCTTGTTAATTGGAAAATACGCACAAGATTATTATTTAAAGACAAACCATTCATTGACAGAGAATGTAAATAATTTCCATGAGTATTTACCTACTTATTTTCCATTACCTCACCCTTCTCCGAGAAATAATATCTGGAAAGCAAATAATATCTGGTTTGAACAAGAGGTTATACCTGTATTACAACACCAAGTCAAATCAATCTTAAAGAAGTAA
- a CDS encoding AraC family transcriptional regulator, protein MAYLHSEQEFHPERIDLSVIGLASDLVRHDSGFHQHDEHLQLLYAPSGCMTLLTNDMQVILPPTRMLIIPARLSHRVFFRNVVAYRSIYFTVKEKLWTTDTIKVLEVNSLIEKLIERICFWEWKAYTDEQFAIVKVFSNELNAAHIEDYHLKIPEDTRLKDIIRQFIIDKRVPPFLKELTQEVGASEKTISRIFKKETGMVYQDWRLQWKYYRSLELLAEDMTISEVADVLEFSSDSAFIEFFKKHAGITPHRYLIGQ, encoded by the coding sequence ATGGCATATTTGCATTCAGAACAAGAATTTCACCCAGAACGAATAGACTTATCCGTCATAGGCTTAGCTTCTGATTTAGTTCGGCATGATTCTGGTTTTCATCAGCACGATGAACATCTGCAACTTCTCTATGCTCCTAGTGGATGTATGACTTTACTGACTAATGATATGCAGGTGATTCTACCACCTACACGCATGTTGATTATACCTGCAAGGTTATCTCATCGCGTATTCTTTAGAAATGTGGTTGCTTACCGTTCTATTTACTTTACAGTCAAAGAGAAGTTGTGGACAACTGATACTATTAAAGTATTAGAGGTCAATTCTTTAATAGAAAAATTGATAGAGCGAATATGTTTTTGGGAATGGAAGGCTTATACAGATGAGCAGTTCGCTATAGTTAAGGTATTTAGCAATGAGTTAAACGCAGCTCATATAGAGGATTATCATCTGAAGATACCAGAAGATACTAGATTAAAAGATATTATTAGACAGTTTATTATAGATAAAAGAGTTCCTCCATTTCTTAAAGAGCTAACACAAGAGGTAGGAGCAAGTGAGAAGACTATTTCTCGTATCTTTAAGAAAGAGACGGGCATGGTCTATCAAGATTGGCGATTGCAGTGGAAGTATTACCGCTCTCTGGAGTTGTTGGCTGAGGATATGACTATCTCAGAGGTAGCAGATGTATTGGAGTTTTCGTCAGATAGTGCGTTTATAGAGTTTTTTAAAAAACACGCTGGTATTACCCCACATCGATATTTAATAGGACAATAA